From a single Eremothecium sinecaudum strain ATCC 58844 chromosome III, complete sequence genomic region:
- the CIA2 gene encoding iron-sulfur cluster assembly protein CIA2 (Syntenic homolog of Ashbya gossypii AGR343W; Syntenic homolog of Saccharomyces cerevisiae YHR122W): MSEFINEAPTVLDDSQLPTRFEDSCDVLNSHVSKITLARKKQLQTFGTANSQAIQDLELLDRLISITSPPDSKVPDLTSDIDTLDSESIKDSAEAADPVDSQEIYDLIAHISDPEHPLSLGQLAVVNLPDIEVFDDGNPGTIAEVLVKITPTIAHCSLATLIGLGIRVRLERSLMPRYRVTILLKEGSHQSENQVNKQLNDKERVAAACENEQLVEVVSKMLSTCR, from the coding sequence ATGTCTGAGTTTATAAACGAAGCTCCTACTGTTCTGGATGATTCCCAGCTTCCCACGCGTTTTGAAGACTCCTGCGATGTCTTGAACTCTCATGTTAGTAAGATTACGTTGGCAAGGAAGAAACAGCTACAAACGTTCGGTACGGCGAACTCACAGGCGATACAAGATTTAGAACTGCTGGATAGGCTCATTTCTATCACATCGCCGCCAGATTCCAAAGTCCCAGACCTGACTTCCGACATTGATACGCTAGACTCTGAAAGTATAAAAGACTCTGCAGAAGCTGCCGACCCCGTGGATTCTCAGGAAATATATGATTTGATTGCACACATTAGTGATCCAGAGCACCCACTGAGCTTGGGACAACTTGCAGTTGTGAATCTACCAGATATTGAGGTATTTGATGATGGAAACCCAGGCACTATTGCTGAGGTTCTAGTGAAAATAACACCTACTATTGCGCACTGTTCCCTAGCTACGTTAATTGGTCTTGGTATAAGAGTAAGATTAGAGAGAAGTCTAATGCCCCGGTATCGGGTTACAATTCTACTGAAGGAAGGCAGTCATCAGAGCGAAAATCAGGTTAACAAGCAGCTCAATGACAAGGAGCGTGTAGCAGCCGCTTGTGAAAACGAGCAGCTGGTAGAAGTTGTTTCTAAGATGTTAAGCACCTGCAGGTAA
- the NRK1 gene encoding ribosylnicotinamide kinase (Syntenic homolog of Ashbya gossypii AGR342C; Syntenic homolog of Saccharomyces cerevisiae YNL129W (NRK1)) encodes MKMKARSATARDTLQCHNCCIMPDKSVVLVSISGCSSSGKTSLAELAAEVLGAALVYQDDFYKVDDQIPYDDQFQVLNWEIPEALQMDAFQSELQSIKATGSPTIRLMHNKNVDDISKFGLPDEYIGELKAKYRSKINLEAFQIVFVDGFLLFHDDSLKSEFDTKILIRVPYEILKSRRAAREGYTTSESFWVDPPFYFDEFVYKSYKHYHKHLFENGDVEGKLCANEIKDVMNDDDDITVSLTKLLDTVIDSFCYR; translated from the coding sequence ATGAAAATGAAGGCGCGTTCTGCAACAGCACGAGATACTTTACAATGTCACAATTGCTGCATTATGCCTGATAAAAGCGTGGTACTAGTTTCCATCAGCGGTTGCTCGTCCTCTGGGAAGACATCCTTGGCAGAGCTGGCGGCCGAAGTCCTCGGAGCCGCTTTAGTATACCAAGATGACTTTTACAAGGTAGACGATCAAATCCCATACGACGACCAATTCCAAGTGTTAAACTGGGAAATACCAGAGGCTCTACAGATGGATGCTTTCCAATCCGAACTACAGTCCATTAAGGCGACAGGATCGCCAACGATAAGACTAATGCATAACAAGAACGTTGATGATATCTCCAAATTCGGGCTACCCGACGAATATATAGGCGAACTAAAAGCAAAGTATCGCAGCAAGATTAATCTAGAGGCCTTTCAAATCGTTTTTGTAGACGGCTTTCTCCTTTTCCATGATGATTCTCTGAAATCTGAATTTGACACCAAAATTCTAATCCGAGTCCCCTACGAAATACTGAAGTCACGGAGAGCAGCAAGGGAGGGCTATACGACTTCTGAATCTTTTTGGGTTGATCCTCCATTCTACTTTGATGAATTTGTCTACAAATCTTATAAACACTATCACAAACACTTGTTTGAAAATGGAGACGTTGAAGGGAAATTATGCGCCAACGAAATAAAGGACGTTATGaatgatgacgatgataTAACTGTATCATTAACGAAACTCTTAGATACAGTAATAGACTCCTTTTGTTATCGATAG
- the TEP1 gene encoding putative phosphatidylinositol-3,4,5-trisphosphate 3-phosphatase (Syntenic homolog of Ashbya gossypii AGR341C; Syntenic homolog of Saccharomyces cerevisiae YNL128W (TEP1)), which produces MSLPKFTPENIIKSIYSTPVNRHKNSLGLVLDLTYISNKLIVCSYPVTKYPRMFYRNSLKDLVVFLNFHHGVGNWKIFNLKVEVCDADYTDEDIEALIDGVPLKSSADSFRSRSNPTTLQSLTLLKHSIPFGMDKSFATPLSAPVAKKRHRRDLVVRRGWLDHFPPPFTLLQEIVDEIHDYLSLDSARVAVIHCKMGKGRSGTVTIAYLMKYRQIPMIESCHLFMSTRFKPGISRGVTIYSQLRYLRYHETFICYDATQRPQIIEQLKKSAFTITSLEFTNALGTITRDIIGAACIIEIKIQKYTPGNDGLIDLFCIECDDDEEIVNYIDGKCIVTPNTIIDTSDMRISFGLRSRTTEFINSVTKLTSTAYCWLNLFWETVSCSRSLSSTSFMIDELQAEIGSSIGQPSFTIKWEDLDGAKGTMNKGLRLFDSLTLHWNICSESNQATTEAGN; this is translated from the coding sequence ATGTCCTTACCAAAGTTCACACCTGAAAATATTATCAAGTCTATCTATTCTACTCCTGTGAATCGCCATAAGAATAGCCTTGGGCTTGTTTTAGATTTGACTTATATCAGCAACAAGTTGATAGTATGTTCATATCCTGTGACTAAATACCCCCGAATGTTCTACAGAAATAGCTTAAAAGACCTAGTGGTGTTCTTAAATTTCCACCACGGAGTAGGCAATTGGAAGATCTTTAACCTAAAAGTTGAGGTGTGTGATGCGGATTATACTGACGAAGATATAGAGGCTTTAATTGACGGTGTACCACTCAAATCTTCTGCAGATTCGTTTCGTTCTCGGTCAAATCCTACCACGTTGCAGTCGCTTACGCTGTTAAAGCACAGTATTCCGTTTGGGATGGATAAGTCATTTGCGACTCCACTTAGTGCTCCGGTGGCTAAAAAGCGGCACAGACGCGATCTAGTGGTTAGAAGAGGCTGGCTCGACCACTTTCCTCCGCCTTTCACGCTATTACAGGAGATAGTGGATGAAATACACGACTACCTAAGCTTGGATAGTGCGAGAGTGGCTGTGATACACTGCAAGATGGGGAAGGGAAGATCCGGAACAGTTACAATTGCTTATCTAATGAAATATAGACAAATCCCGATGATCGAGTCTTGTCACTTATTCATGAGTACCAGATTTAAGCCGGGCATCAGCCGCGGTGTCACCATATACTCACAATTGAGGTACTTGAGATACCATGAGACATTTATTTGCTATGATGCAACTCAGAGACCCCAGATAATAGAGCAGTTAAAGAAAAGTGCATTTACTATAACGTCTTTGGAGTTTACGAACGCGCTAGGCACTATTACAAGAGATATAATAGGCGCAGCATGCATTATTGAGATCAAAATCCAGAAATATACCCCAGGAAACGACGGACTTATCGATTTATTCTGTATCGAATGTGACGATGACGAAGAAATAGTGAATTACATCGATGGCAAATGTATTGTAACCCCTAATACTATAATTGATACCTCGGACATGAGAATTTCCTTCGGTCTCAGGTCCAGAACTACTGAATTTATAAACAGCGTCACGAAGTTGACTTCTACGGCGTACTGCTGGCTCAATTTATTCTGGGAAACAGTCTCCTGTAGCAGGAGCCTATCATCAACTAGCTTTATGATTGACGAGTTGCAAGCTGAAATAGGCTCTTCGATTGGTCAGCCTTCATTTACTATCAAGTGGGAAGACCTAGACGGCGCCAAAGGCACAATGAATAAAGGTCTCAGGTTGTTTGACTCCTTGACTTTACATTGGAATATATGCTCCGAAAGCAATCAAGCTACAACCGAAGCCGGAAACTAG